One window of the Camarhynchus parvulus chromosome 2, STF_HiC, whole genome shotgun sequence genome contains the following:
- the LOC115912236 gene encoding uncharacterized protein LOC115912236: MPKAKVHETSVWNSDEQQPAWPAQGEGGRKDLSSLPVPGQEFPRVSHLGIFHNYKFSSQISERRAQFQGTVSRSQRTPPAPPRGACAGRAWQVHSGSGGGPAGPAGGDAPRGPPRGASGPREGKKFFLPSPRLRYRQGLKNSTSHGSERRPRLSETGLVPRRSSSTAALVAPLGTAASQSELQHTARESDTPLRARDGQMPHPHATKLPLGQVRSAGPKATPGRKA; encoded by the exons ATGCCCAAGGCTAAAGTTCATGAAACCTCAGTTTGGAATAGTGATGAGCAACAACCAGCATGGCCTGCCCAGGGAGAGGGTGGCAGGAAAGACCTATCATCTCTGCCGGTTCCAGGCCAGGAGTTTCCCCGGGTTTCGCATTTAGGCATCTTTCACAACTACAAGTTTTCATCACAGATCAGTGAGAGAAGAGCACAATTTCAAGGCACAGTTTCCCGGAGCCAGCGTACAC CCCCCGCCCCTCCGCGCGGAGCCTGCGCGGGCCGCGCCTGGCAGGTGCACAGCGGCAGCGGCGGTGGCCCCGCAGGGCCCGCAGGTGGGGACGCGCCGCGGGGGCCGCCCCGGGGAGCCAGCGGCCCACGTGAGGGAAAGaagtttttccttccctcccctcgCCTTCGATACCGACAGGGGTTAAAGAATAGCACCAGCCACGGTTCTGAAAGGCGGCCGAGGCTGAGTGAAACCGGCCTCGTTCCGCGGAGGTCATCATCCACCGCGGCTCTGGTGGCTCCGCTGGGCACCGCAGCCAGCCAGAGCGAGCTGCAACACACCGCGCGTGAGAGCGATACACCGCTCCGGGCTCGGGACGGCCAGATGCCACATCCCCACGCCACAAAACTGCCCCTGGGTCAAGTCCGGAGCGCGGGACCGAAAGCCACCCCTGGAAG AAAAGCCTGA